A section of the Sebaldella sp. S0638 genome encodes:
- a CDS encoding lipopolysaccharide assembly protein LapB — protein sequence MKKIFFIILLVCMVLSCETTKKEEDIPEDLKIYQTSGIKETVAYLEKMGREEPLNKAYYLAKTGYYYIEDKDYEKAESILKKALEINENEGFAYNELGYLYSIQDKSDMALEIYIKGTEKDPEMAGNFYGAGVMYSNMKEYAKAESYLEKAINLYKKADVDEKADKAARQLYFTYLDQGEREKARDFLSTSISKGLDKGYFYSQLANFYFEDKEFDNALKNNLKGIKADPEEAENYFGAGVNYYYKRDFKQALKYLEKVVPMYKKANNLSYLGDAYAYLYKINIEEGNKEKADEIEKAAKQELGKENWEKIKF from the coding sequence ATGAAAAAAATATTTTTTATTATATTATTGGTATGTATGGTTTTATCATGTGAAACAACTAAAAAGGAAGAAGATATACCTGAAGATCTGAAAATTTATCAAACATCAGGAATAAAAGAAACAGTGGCTTATCTTGAGAAAATGGGAAGGGAAGAGCCGCTCAATAAGGCGTATTATTTAGCTAAGACAGGATATTATTATATAGAAGATAAAGATTATGAAAAGGCTGAATCTATATTGAAAAAGGCCTTGGAAATAAATGAGAATGAAGGTTTTGCATATAATGAACTTGGTTATTTGTACAGTATTCAGGATAAAAGTGATATGGCTTTGGAAATTTATATAAAAGGAACAGAAAAAGATCCTGAAATGGCGGGAAATTTCTATGGTGCAGGTGTTATGTATTCAAATATGAAAGAATACGCAAAGGCGGAAAGTTATCTGGAAAAGGCAATTAATCTTTATAAAAAAGCCGATGTAGATGAGAAGGCTGATAAAGCAGCCAGACAGCTTTATTTTACATATCTGGATCAGGGTGAGAGGGAAAAAGCAAGGGATTTTCTCAGTACATCTATTTCAAAAGGTCTAGATAAAGGATATTTTTACAGCCAGCTGGCAAATTTTTATTTTGAAGATAAAGAATTTGACAATGCACTAAAGAATAACCTTAAAGGTATAAAAGCCGATCCTGAGGAAGCAGAAAATTATTTTGGTGCTGGTGTGAATTATTATTATAAGAGGGACTTTAAACAAGCATTGAAATATTTGGAAAAAGTAGTGCCTATGTATAAGAAGGCAAATAATCTCAGCTATCTTGGCGATGCCTACGCATATCTTTACAAAATAAATATAGAAGAAGGAAATAAAGAAAAGGCAGATGAAATAGAGAAGGCAGCTAAACAGGAACTCGGGAAAGAAAACTGGGAAAAGATAAAATTTTAA
- a CDS encoding YebC/PmpR family DNA-binding transcriptional regulator, whose product MAGHSKWANIKHRKGRQDAQRAKVFTRIGKELTIAAKLGGGDIGFNPRLRLAVDKAKAANMPKDNMERAIKKGTGELEGVDYQEIRYEGYGPGGVAFLVDVVTDNKNRSASTVRMNFSRNDGNLGETGSVSFLFDRKGIFEFKKDGITEDVLMETALDAGAEDVVEKPESWLVITDSNDFDAVKEAFDTNKLVYEEGEVTMHPATEIEITDLETAKKLMKLYDDLEENEDVQEIYSNFDIADAIMTELDA is encoded by the coding sequence GTGGCAGGACATAGTAAATGGGCTAATATAAAGCATAGAAAAGGCAGACAGGATGCCCAAAGAGCCAAGGTTTTTACTAGAATAGGAAAAGAATTGACTATAGCAGCTAAGCTCGGCGGCGGGGATATTGGTTTTAACCCGAGACTGAGACTGGCAGTGGATAAGGCGAAAGCAGCAAATATGCCTAAGGATAATATGGAAAGAGCTATTAAAAAGGGAACTGGAGAACTGGAAGGCGTAGACTATCAGGAGATCAGATATGAAGGATACGGACCGGGAGGAGTGGCTTTTTTAGTAGATGTGGTTACAGATAATAAAAACAGATCTGCATCAACAGTAAGAATGAATTTTTCAAGAAATGACGGGAATTTGGGAGAAACAGGGTCAGTGTCTTTTTTATTTGACAGAAAAGGTATTTTTGAATTTAAAAAAGACGGGATAACTGAAGATGTACTGATGGAAACTGCACTGGATGCCGGAGCTGAAGATGTAGTGGAAAAGCCGGAATCATGGTTGGTAATTACTGATTCCAATGATTTTGATGCAGTAAAAGAAGCATTTGATACTAATAAATTAGTCTATGAAGAGGGGGAAGTAACTATGCATCCCGCTACGGAAATAGAAATTACCGATCTTGAGACAGCAAAAAAACTAATGAAACTTTATGATGATCTGGAAGAAAATGAAGATGTACAGGAAATATACAGTAATTTTGATATTGCAGATGCAATCATGACAGAGTTAGATGCTTAA
- a CDS encoding L-fuculose-phosphate aldolase: MILQKERELIVEYGKKLITHGLTKGTGGNISIYNKEEGLMAISPSGIDYFETKSENVAVLDLYGKQVDGDKKPSSEYFMHRIFYRDRDDVGAVVHAHSTYSGVLATLHWEIEPVHYLIGYAGKNVKCAPYELFGTEELAQAALKAMEDRNACLLANHGLLAIGGTVEYAFDTAEETEFVAELYYKAKCVGEPIPLKPEEMDEFLEKFKPYGKKL, translated from the coding sequence GATTTTACAAAAAGAGAGAGAACTTATAGTGGAATACGGGAAAAAACTGATAACACACGGACTTACCAAAGGGACAGGGGGGAATATAAGTATCTATAATAAAGAAGAAGGTTTGATGGCAATAAGTCCCAGCGGAATAGATTACTTTGAGACAAAGTCTGAAAATGTAGCAGTGCTTGATTTATACGGAAAGCAGGTAGACGGGGATAAAAAACCTTCAAGTGAATATTTTATGCATAGAATATTCTATAGAGACAGAGATGATGTAGGGGCGGTAGTACATGCACATTCCACATATTCCGGAGTATTGGCAACACTGCACTGGGAAATAGAACCTGTTCATTATCTTATAGGATATGCAGGAAAAAATGTAAAGTGTGCTCCTTATGAACTGTTTGGTACAGAAGAACTCGCACAGGCGGCACTTAAAGCAATGGAGGACAGAAATGCATGCCTTCTTGCAAATCATGGTTTGCTGGCAATAGGAGGAACTGTGGAGTATGCTTTTGATACAGCTGAAGAAACAGAGTTTGTGGCTGAATTATATTATAAGGCAAAATGTGTAGGTGAGCCGATTCCGTTGAAACCAGAGGAGATGGATGAATTTCTTGAAAAATTTAAACCTTACGGGAAAAAACTATAA
- the recG gene encoding ATP-dependent DNA helicase RecG, whose protein sequence is MTYNLLFKNLDELKIKGLGKANVSKLNKLNVRTLYDLLYFFPRAYEDRSNSKNINEVLGDEFVVLKGKILKAANNYIKGGRYMYRAWLGDDTGVIELTWFNNRFVQKNIKIGDEMIVYGKAKKGMRMQIVNPEYKTAAAVSLVPGSQILPIYSSTSSLKQGDLRKIIHEAILNFGYLLEENLPEELMKKEKLIPRKEAVINVHFPESEELKQKALRRFMLEEIFLLEMGILQSRFEVDKANKGLYKIENNKELVKQFIKELPYELTKAQKKVIKEIYNELVKGKILNRLIQGDVGSGKTIVSLIMLLYMVENNYQGAIMAPTEILATQHYLGIVDEFNNLNVRVELLTGSVKGKKREKLLKEIEAGLVDIVIGTHALIENDIIFHSLGLIIIDEQHRFGVVQRKLLRDKGELANLIVMSATPIPRSLALTIYGDLDVSVIDELPAGRKQIKTKWIKDQEEKNIMYDFIKEKIREGRQVYVVSPLIEESETLNVKSAESTFEEYSEIFQGMQIALIHGRMKNKDKQEVMEKFRKGELNILVSTTVIEVGVNVPNATIMVIRDAQRFGLSSLHQLRGRVGRGEYRSYCFLESETINEISEKRLEIMENTIDGFKIAEEDLKLRNSGEIFGTKQSGVSDLLLTDIIKNIKEIKYIRDFVLKYLEENNGYVENEYLKSDIYRKFHEGENLIK, encoded by the coding sequence ATGACATATAATTTATTGTTTAAAAATTTAGACGAATTAAAAATAAAAGGACTGGGGAAAGCCAATGTTTCTAAATTGAATAAATTAAATGTCCGTACATTATATGATCTCCTTTATTTTTTCCCCAGAGCTTATGAGGACAGAAGCAACAGCAAGAACATAAACGAAGTTTTAGGTGATGAATTTGTGGTTTTAAAGGGAAAAATACTAAAAGCCGCGAATAATTATATAAAAGGCGGAAGGTATATGTACCGTGCCTGGCTTGGTGATGATACAGGAGTAATAGAACTTACATGGTTTAATAACAGATTTGTCCAGAAAAATATAAAAATCGGCGATGAGATGATTGTTTACGGAAAGGCGAAAAAGGGAATGAGGATGCAGATAGTTAATCCTGAGTATAAAACTGCTGCTGCAGTTTCGTTGGTTCCCGGAAGTCAGATACTTCCTATATATTCATCTACTTCATCATTAAAACAGGGAGATCTCCGGAAGATAATACACGAAGCTATACTGAATTTCGGCTATCTGCTTGAGGAAAATCTGCCTGAGGAGCTTATGAAAAAAGAGAAACTTATTCCAAGGAAAGAAGCTGTAATTAATGTTCATTTTCCTGAAAGTGAGGAGCTGAAGCAAAAAGCCCTGCGGCGGTTTATGCTTGAGGAAATTTTTCTGCTGGAAATGGGAATACTGCAAAGCCGTTTTGAAGTAGACAAGGCTAATAAAGGGCTGTATAAGATAGAGAATAATAAGGAACTGGTGAAGCAGTTTATAAAAGAACTCCCTTATGAGCTTACAAAAGCACAGAAAAAGGTAATAAAAGAAATTTACAACGAGCTGGTAAAAGGAAAGATACTAAACAGACTTATTCAGGGAGATGTAGGTTCGGGAAAGACTATAGTATCACTTATTATGCTTTTGTATATGGTGGAAAATAATTATCAGGGAGCAATAATGGCACCCACTGAAATACTTGCCACACAGCATTATCTCGGGATAGTGGATGAATTTAACAATCTTAATGTACGTGTGGAACTTCTCACAGGAAGTGTCAAAGGAAAGAAGAGGGAAAAGCTTCTGAAAGAAATAGAGGCGGGTCTCGTGGATATAGTTATCGGTACACATGCACTTATAGAAAATGATATAATATTCCACAGTCTGGGACTTATAATAATAGATGAGCAGCACAGATTCGGCGTGGTGCAGAGAAAACTGCTGAGAGACAAGGGGGAGCTTGCTAACCTTATAGTTATGAGTGCTACGCCAATACCGCGTTCTCTTGCTCTTACCATATACGGAGATCTCGATGTTTCTGTTATTGACGAGCTACCTGCCGGAAGAAAGCAGATAAAGACAAAGTGGATCAAGGATCAGGAAGAAAAAAATATAATGTATGATTTTATCAAAGAAAAAATCAGAGAAGGAAGACAGGTGTATGTTGTTTCTCCTTTGATAGAAGAGAGCGAGACACTCAATGTAAAGTCTGCGGAATCTACATTTGAAGAATATTCAGAGATTTTTCAGGGGATGCAGATAGCTCTGATTCACGGAAGAATGAAAAATAAAGATAAACAGGAAGTAATGGAAAAATTCAGAAAAGGAGAACTGAATATTCTTGTATCTACCACTGTAATAGAAGTAGGGGTAAATGTGCCTAATGCCACAATTATGGTTATTAGAGATGCGCAGAGATTCGGGCTTTCCTCTCTTCACCAGCTTCGCGGCCGTGTAGGGAGAGGAGAATACAGGTCATACTGTTTTCTGGAATCTGAGACTATTAATGAGATATCTGAAAAACGTCTGGAAATAATGGAAAATACAATAGACGGATTCAAAATTGCCGAAGAAGATTTGAAATTAAGAAACTCGGGAGAGATATTCGGTACGAAGCAAAGCGGGGTATCTGATCTTCTTCTTACAGATATTATAAAAAATATAAAAGAAATAAAGTATATAAGGGATTTTGTTTTGAAGTATCTTGAAGAAAATAACGGATATGTGGAAAATGAATATTTGAAGAGCGATATATACAGAAAATTTCATGAAGGTGAAAATCTGATAAAATAA
- a CDS encoding tetratricopeptide repeat protein, whose translation MKKLLLVLFFLGITSQYKSGPLVRISDYDHDIYYSKGIDETIKYLENMTKVESSRKALYHAKMGYYYYEEKDYRNAEKMLKKALSEDPEMEEVYLKLGALYTLQGQSAKALEYYLAGTKLKEKYPDMFFGAGVSYFDMDNFEKAAEYLERAVNMYKMENKEEQLNRAVILLYYSYDSIGDDEKMEKFLKRAIERDINKAVFSRKLSELYYAQGMSKTALRYIHIGMRDEPEHPDNYYLAGVLYYETKKYKKSEEYFRQAVKLYSDEGNDSGIARAYDGIYYIKNYSGTKDELEEFLKTSIGNNVNKANFCSHLAAFYIKERRFSDALKYNLEGIKADSYSMENYFGAGISYYYKGELDNAVKYFEEAAKLYRKTDNKEYLGETYAFLYKTAIENNDGEKAAEVENAAKNDLGSMEWERKKK comes from the coding sequence ATGAAAAAATTATTATTGGTATTATTTTTTTTAGGTATAACATCACAGTATAAAAGCGGCCCGCTGGTACGTATATCAGATTATGACCATGATATTTATTATTCCAAAGGAATTGACGAGACAATAAAATATCTGGAAAATATGACTAAGGTGGAAAGCAGCAGAAAAGCTCTTTACCATGCTAAGATGGGTTATTATTACTATGAGGAAAAAGATTACAGGAATGCCGAAAAAATGCTGAAAAAAGCACTTTCGGAAGATCCTGAAATGGAAGAAGTATATCTTAAGCTCGGAGCGCTTTACACTTTGCAGGGACAGAGTGCAAAGGCACTGGAATATTATCTTGCCGGAACAAAGCTGAAAGAAAAATATCCTGATATGTTTTTTGGTGCAGGTGTTTCATATTTTGATATGGATAATTTTGAAAAAGCTGCTGAATATCTGGAAAGAGCCGTTAATATGTATAAAATGGAAAATAAGGAAGAACAGCTGAACAGAGCTGTTATACTGCTTTATTATTCATATGATTCTATTGGTGATGATGAAAAAATGGAAAAGTTTCTGAAAAGGGCAATTGAGCGGGATATTAACAAAGCTGTTTTTTCCAGAAAGCTTTCCGAGTTATATTATGCACAGGGAATGAGCAAAACTGCCCTCAGATATATACATATAGGAATGAGGGACGAACCTGAACATCCTGATAATTATTATCTCGCAGGAGTTCTGTATTATGAAACAAAGAAGTATAAAAAATCGGAAGAGTATTTTCGTCAGGCAGTGAAATTGTACAGTGATGAAGGAAATGATTCCGGAATAGCGCGTGCTTATGACGGAATTTATTATATAAAAAATTATTCGGGAACAAAAGATGAACTTGAGGAATTTTTGAAAACATCAATAGGAAATAATGTAAATAAAGCTAATTTTTGTTCACATCTGGCAGCTTTTTATATAAAAGAAAGAAGATTCAGTGATGCTTTAAAGTATAATCTTGAAGGAATAAAGGCAGATTCATACAGTATGGAGAATTATTTCGGCGCCGGAATAAGTTACTATTATAAAGGTGAGCTGGATAATGCCGTGAAATATTTTGAAGAAGCGGCAAAGCTTTATCGTAAAACAGATAATAAGGAATATTTAGGTGAAACGTATGCTTTTTTATATAAAACCGCCATAGAAAATAATGACGGGGAAAAAGCCGCAGAAGTAGAAAATGCTGCAAAAAATGATCTTGGAAGTATGGAATGGGAAAGAAAGAAAAAATAA